In Capsicum annuum cultivar UCD-10X-F1 chromosome 11, UCD10Xv1.1, whole genome shotgun sequence, one genomic interval encodes:
- the LOC107848247 gene encoding uncharacterized protein LOC107848247 — MATTKNFADVKLGDLNKPFRFDGTHFKRWKALQSKCDTEEEGAKKYAASRFFHFQMVDNKSVADQAQDFVMIVGELRSEEIKIRDNLIVCGIIDKLSPLWKEFQKTMRHKQKETSLETLIMRNRMEEKERGQDALMKIEENNITPKVNLTSSNSTNEPNKNIVLKPKKKKFKKNNGRHPNNNNGGNNQAKSQHEQQKGPCFICGKSGHIVRFCKFRKRVPTPQVNVTEELFVAMIKDIYMVENVDGWWADSGANRHVCYDKD; from the exons ATGGCAACAACTAAAAATTTCGCGGATGTCAAGCTGGGTGATCTGAACAAACCATTCCGGTTCGACGGTACCCACTTTAAAAGGTGGAAGG CCTTGCAGAGTAAGTGTGACACTGAGGAGGAGGGAGCGAAAAAATATGCAGCCAGTAGATTTTTCCATTTCCAAATGGTGGACAATAAATCAGTGGCAGACCAAGCTCAGGATTTTGTAATGATTGTTGGCGAGCTCAGATCTGaggaaataaaaattagagataaccttattgtttgtggcataattgataaactttcacctttgtggaaagaatttcaaaaaactatGCGTCACAAGCAAAAGGAAACATCTCTTGAGACTTTAATAATGAGAAACCGTATGGAAGAAAAAGAAAGGGGCCAAGATGCACTTATGAAAAtagaagagaacaacatcacaccgaaggtaaatttaacttcaAGTAATTCTACCAATGAACCTAACAAAAATATTGTtttgaagcctaagaagaaaaaattcaagaaaaataatggtagacaccccaataataataatggtggaaataaCCAAGCAAAAAgtcaacatgaacaacaaaaaGGACCATGCTTTATCTGTGGCAAGAGTGGGCATATTGTTCGATTTTGCAAGTTTCGAAAACGTGTGCCTACACCTCAGGTAAATGTTACCGAAGAACTATTTGTGGCGATGATAAAAGACATATATATGGTGGAGAATGTTGATGGATGGTGGGCTGACTCTGGTGCAAACCGTCATGTTTGTTATGACAAAGActga